In Methanobacterium sp. Maddingley MBC34, one genomic interval encodes:
- a CDS encoding cobalt transport protein ATP-binding subunit (PFAM: ABC transporter; Cobalt ATP-binding cassette C terminal~TIGRFAM: cobalt transport protein ATP-binding subunit) yields the protein MKRPIIQTENMSFTYPDGTSALRNINMEILERERAAIIGSNGAGKSTLFSHFNGILRPTSGLIKINGKPASYKKDDLLKIRQTVGMVFQNPDDQLFSPTVEEDVAFGPMNLGLSDDEVEERVEASLSAVGMLETRRKAPHHLSGGQKKRVAIAGILAMNPDIMVLDEPTTGLDPQGVDQVMDILYDLNRKNMSIIISSHDVEMVTEFASKIFVLHEGEIINQGTPGDIFNNPETLKKAHLKQPTAAALLHRLKNEGVQVDVKLTVEDAYHEILHALGVDAYHKLLHLVKDKHHHRLLHSLGEENYHELLHVVEEEQTNNQPKKDKINPTPQENLFS from the coding sequence ATGAAAAGACCAATTATACAAACTGAAAATATGAGTTTTACCTACCCTGACGGGACTTCAGCACTCCGTAACATAAACATGGAAATACTAGAGAGAGAAAGAGCTGCTATCATTGGATCCAATGGTGCGGGTAAATCAACACTATTTTCCCATTTCAATGGTATTCTACGACCAACCTCAGGATTAATTAAAATCAATGGCAAACCTGCCAGCTACAAAAAGGATGATCTCCTAAAAATCAGACAAACAGTGGGAATGGTATTCCAGAACCCTGATGACCAGCTTTTCTCACCCACTGTGGAAGAGGATGTGGCCTTCGGACCAATGAATCTAGGGCTATCTGATGATGAGGTAGAGGAAAGGGTTGAAGCTTCACTTTCTGCTGTGGGAATGTTGGAAACCAGGAGAAAAGCCCCTCACCACCTGAGTGGTGGTCAAAAAAAGAGAGTGGCTATTGCTGGTATACTGGCCATGAATCCAGATATAATGGTTCTGGATGAACCTACCACTGGACTTGATCCCCAAGGAGTGGATCAGGTGATGGATATCCTCTATGATCTTAACCGAAAAAATATGAGCATAATCATTTCCTCCCATGATGTGGAGATGGTAACTGAATTTGCCAGTAAGATCTTTGTACTGCATGAAGGGGAGATCATCAACCAGGGAACACCCGGAGACATATTCAATAATCCAGAAACTCTTAAAAAAGCCCATCTGAAACAACCCACAGCCGCAGCCCTCCTGCATCGTCTGAAAAATGAAGGAGTTCAAGTAGATGTTAAGTTAACTGTTGAAGACGCCTACCATGAGATACTGCATGCCTTAGGAGTAGATGCCTACCATAAACTCCTCCACCTGGTGAAGGATAAACATCACCACCGGCTTCTGCACAGTTTAGGTGAAGAAAACTACCATGAACTGTTACATGTGGTGGAAGAAGAACAGACAAATAATCAACCAAAAAAAGATAAAATAAACCCCACCCCCCAAGAAAACCTATTTTCCTAA
- a CDS encoding cobalt ABC transporter, permease protein CbiQ (PFAM: Cobalt transport protein~TIGRFAM: cobalt ABC transporter, permease protein CbiQ): MKELTAIDRESRKESLMNSLDGRIKLISAMLIIVYAVTNTNLIVLVIMEIYLIILIALSNVSPTYALKRIALVIPFGGFVAMIQPFFQPGNIIWTGPFGLLHITDYGLFFGVLLLLRVTVSVTSIVFLSSATSMQDLVASAQKLGVPHQLAMLLNLTVRYLFFFYDQLMNILNAQSTRCFDIFNKKTPYKWRLIKVGETITMMFIRAFEQGETVYLSMVCRGYSENTRIYRAKSKLDYKDFAFVGITVLMIVSLEYFNIFIL, translated from the coding sequence ATGAAAGAACTGACTGCAATAGACAGAGAGTCCCGTAAAGAAAGCTTGATGAATAGTTTAGATGGGAGAATAAAACTTATATCAGCTATGCTAATCATTGTATACGCAGTTACCAACACAAACCTGATTGTTCTGGTGATAATGGAAATATACCTTATAATCCTCATTGCATTATCCAATGTAAGCCCCACTTATGCGTTAAAAAGAATCGCACTGGTAATCCCTTTTGGTGGATTTGTGGCTATGATTCAACCCTTCTTCCAACCCGGAAATATTATATGGACAGGGCCATTCGGATTATTACATATAACCGATTATGGTCTCTTTTTTGGAGTGTTACTCTTATTAAGGGTGACAGTTTCAGTTACTTCAATAGTATTTTTATCTTCAGCCACATCAATGCAGGACCTGGTAGCCTCGGCCCAGAAGCTGGGAGTTCCCCACCAATTAGCCATGCTCTTGAACCTCACTGTCCGTTACCTGTTCTTCTTCTATGATCAACTCATGAACATACTTAATGCACAATCAACCCGTTGCTTTGATATATTCAACAAAAAAACCCCCTATAAATGGAGATTGATAAAAGTAGGTGAAACAATTACTATGATGTTTATCAGGGCATTTGAACAGGGCGAAACTGTATATTTAAGTATGGTATGTAGAGGTTATTCTGAAAATACCCGTATTTACCGGGCCAAAAGTAAGTTAGATTATAAAGACTTTGCATTTGTTGGTATAACCGTGCTTATGATTGTTTCTTTAGAATATTTTAACATTTTTATACTTTGA
- a CDS encoding dinuclear metal center protein, YbgI/SA1388 family (PFAM: NIF3 (NGG1p interacting factor 3)~TIGRFAM: dinuclear metal center protein, YbgI/SA1388 family) → MLASELFKCIEQEVPLKLALKDDPVGFIGPGHPEEIEVENALVVLDLIPGLLKETTEADLLVCHHPPLFTPTIPTYIIHSNWDIVQGGANDALAESLQLEVTDVLEPETGIGRICNTERLGNAKRTSSTEYNLDEFIRNVSKSIPVDNIRLVKGKNQNTLKKVAIISGFGLNPHYIKLTSEKGADLLLSGDLTHPGSILARKLGITLVDATHHATEVPGLIKLCQLIGKMGIKTDYLDTGKPWEHINCQNMRV, encoded by the coding sequence ATGTTAGCATCTGAACTTTTCAAATGTATAGAACAAGAAGTTCCTCTTAAATTAGCTTTAAAGGATGATCCTGTAGGATTCATTGGCCCGGGCCATCCGGAGGAAATCGAGGTGGAAAACGCATTAGTAGTTTTAGATCTTATTCCTGGCCTTTTAAAAGAGACAACCGAAGCAGATCTCTTAGTTTGTCACCATCCACCACTATTTACTCCAACCATTCCCACTTACATCATCCATTCCAACTGGGATATTGTCCAGGGCGGAGCAAATGATGCCCTGGCAGAATCCCTCCAACTTGAAGTTACCGATGTTTTGGAACCTGAGACTGGAATAGGTAGAATCTGTAATACTGAAAGACTCGGTAATGCCAAAAGAACCAGTAGTACTGAATATAACCTGGATGAATTCATACGAAACGTTTCCAAATCAATCCCAGTGGATAATATTAGATTGGTAAAAGGAAAAAACCAAAATACATTAAAAAAAGTGGCCATAATATCTGGATTTGGTTTGAATCCTCATTATATAAAGTTGACCAGTGAAAAAGGGGCTGATCTATTATTATCTGGTGATTTAACCCATCCTGGAAGTATTCTTGCCAGAAAATTAGGGATCACCCTGGTTGATGCCACCCACCACGCAACAGAAGTTCCTGGTTTAATCAAACTATGTCAGTTAATTGGTAAGATGGGTATTAAAACAGATTATCTGGACACAGGGAAGCCCTGGGAACATATCAATTGTCAAAATATGAGGGTTTAA
- a CDS encoding ABC-type Co2+ transport system, permease component (PFAM: Cobalt uptake substrate-specific transmembrane region~TIGRFAM: cobalamin biosynthesis protein CbiM) yields MHIPDGFIPMGQCAIYIILMLIAWGFTLKWLVERLIKLEKEKPSLGKIISYLILIIFILPSFVFIIQSVNIPIPWGVGISLLGSALVAILLRSPWGAVLIMSPVLIVQGLFFGDGGLTTIGANIINIAVIGGFSGFYIYKFAKPLGKIPRALIGGWFAGFTSLILVAEAVAVEMWLSGTFPLAEGIISGTMYSAMAGILEGIMTMIGCILILVINSKTREVEKIENKNL; encoded by the coding sequence ATGCATATACCTGATGGTTTTATTCCTATGGGGCAATGTGCCATTTATATAATTTTAATGTTAATAGCCTGGGGTTTCACCCTCAAATGGTTAGTTGAAAGATTGATTAAACTTGAAAAGGAAAAACCGAGTTTAGGGAAGATAATTTCATATTTAATCTTAATAATTTTTATCCTGCCATCATTTGTTTTCATAATACAATCAGTTAACATACCCATACCATGGGGAGTTGGCATAAGTCTCCTCGGATCGGCTCTGGTAGCCATACTACTTCGAAGTCCATGGGGTGCAGTTCTGATTATGTCTCCGGTCCTGATTGTCCAGGGTTTATTCTTTGGAGACGGTGGTTTGACAACTATAGGGGCAAATATCATTAATATTGCAGTTATAGGTGGTTTTTCAGGATTTTATATTTACAAATTCGCCAAACCCCTGGGTAAAATACCAAGGGCGCTAATTGGTGGATGGTTTGCCGGTTTCACGTCTTTAATTTTAGTGGCAGAAGCAGTTGCTGTTGAAATGTGGTTATCTGGAACTTTTCCATTGGCAGAAGGAATTATTTCAGGTACCATGTACTCGGCCATGGCAGGGATTTTAGAAGGAATCATGACCATGATTGGGTGCATTTTAATACTGGTTATAAATTCTAAAACCAGGGAAGTTGAGAAAATTGAGAACAAAAATTTGTAA
- a CDS encoding hypothetical protein (PFAM: Uncharacterised protein family (UPF0254)) — protein MLITMTITVATAECFTHGIIAREIHAAIQGYQGEFGPKSPNLQWLKGRRGEVILLCGMFIPTLSAVKSVLKVDPPQPQQLINGIKVYHEEDDQKVALLMAKAVKEISGAEIGIGTTAGIGRGGIAIVTPELTIKTTSDVYADLRSANSEQLLERQRSGITNAMNILEDIIQNKIEGTIIPEK, from the coding sequence ATGTTGATAACCATGACAATCACAGTTGCCACTGCTGAATGCTTCACCCATGGAATCATAGCCCGAGAAATACATGCAGCTATACAGGGGTATCAGGGTGAATTCGGCCCCAAGTCACCGAACCTGCAATGGTTGAAAGGTCGCCGTGGGGAAGTGATCCTCCTTTGCGGGATGTTCATCCCCACATTATCTGCAGTTAAATCCGTTTTAAAAGTTGATCCTCCCCAACCACAACAACTGATCAATGGGATAAAGGTTTACCATGAGGAAGATGACCAGAAAGTGGCATTACTCATGGCAAAAGCGGTGAAAGAAATATCTGGAGCTGAGATTGGAATTGGAACCACAGCAGGGATTGGTCGAGGGGGGATTGCTATTGTAACTCCGGAATTAACGATTAAAACAACTTCTGATGTTTATGCTGATCTTCGTTCGGCTAACTCTGAACAACTTCTGGAAAGGCAAAGATCAGGAATAACAAATGCAATGAATATTTTGGAGGATATTATCCAGAATAAAATTGAAGGAACTATTATTCCAGAGAAATGA
- a CDS encoding ABC-type Co2+ transport system, permease component (PFAM: Cobalt uptake substrate-specific transmembrane region~TIGRFAM: cobalamin biosynthesis protein CbiM), whose translation MHIPDGFLGWTWPIFWIIAIVAVGYSLKWARENLDERNIPLLAVLAAGIFAIQAMNIPIPWGTSGHMVGAALIAILFVSPWAAVLVLSIVLILQGLIFGDGGMTALGANIVNMGLIGGFVGFYSYKALKGVGRIPAIFIAAWASIFLAAIACAIEMAIAGTFPLTEGIAFMGLYHAVIGIIEGIITVVVILGIERVRPDLIPDWVKGKKPEATG comes from the coding sequence ATGCATATACCAGATGGTTTTTTAGGATGGACCTGGCCAATTTTCTGGATTATTGCCATTGTAGCAGTGGGATATTCACTTAAATGGGCTAGAGAAAACCTGGATGAACGAAACATACCCTTACTGGCTGTTTTAGCTGCAGGCATATTTGCCATACAGGCCATGAACATTCCCATACCATGGGGAACCAGTGGCCATATGGTCGGCGCAGCATTGATAGCGATTTTATTTGTCAGCCCATGGGCTGCAGTACTGGTTTTATCCATAGTACTCATACTACAGGGATTAATATTTGGAGACGGTGGAATGACTGCTCTCGGAGCGAACATCGTTAACATGGGACTTATAGGTGGTTTCGTTGGATTCTATTCCTACAAGGCCCTTAAAGGAGTTGGAAGGATACCTGCAATTTTCATTGCAGCGTGGGCATCCATATTCCTAGCAGCAATAGCTTGTGCTATTGAAATGGCCATAGCCGGTACTTTCCCTCTAACTGAAGGCATAGCATTCATGGGACTCTATCATGCAGTGATAGGTATCATTGAAGGTATAATCACCGTGGTAGTTATTTTAGGTATTGAACGGGTGAGACCCGATCTGATACCTGACTGGGTAAAGGGCAAGAAACCGGAGGCAACAGGATGA
- a CDS encoding hypothetical protein (PFAM: Protein of unknown function (DUF1188)) — MIIKERGITEEVYTMYSGMEMRDIVKLIGDVKCEATLNWIESLDVDVERTVIVGAYITGMKLAERFKEFSKVTVIDIHPHLESLLGDGVKFSDDLTRISDADLVIDTTGLGGLSPESVREFVNSDVSLFLVEDPTSDGSDNSIMEKSNIMDRIELASSKYKGVLKTGGLNTKTSGTMTMTIEILRKALDDLLKNKGVLYGVAGMNFYEGVLFKEKDHQKFTKLMTEPAMIISALQPISPDDALDEYLQKIDSRVENVSI, encoded by the coding sequence ATGATCATAAAGGAAAGGGGAATCACTGAAGAAGTATACACCATGTATTCCGGAATGGAAATGAGGGATATCGTTAAGCTGATCGGAGATGTTAAATGTGAAGCCACCCTCAACTGGATAGAATCACTGGACGTGGATGTGGAAAGAACAGTTATTGTAGGGGCTTACATCACTGGGATGAAACTGGCTGAACGTTTTAAAGAGTTTTCAAAGGTCACTGTTATAGATATTCACCCCCATCTTGAATCACTTCTGGGTGATGGTGTAAAGTTCAGTGATGATTTAACCCGGATCAGTGATGCAGATCTGGTAATTGACACCACTGGTTTGGGAGGTCTGAGTCCAGAATCAGTCCGGGAATTTGTAAATTCCGATGTATCATTATTCCTGGTGGAAGATCCCACCTCTGATGGTAGTGATAACAGCATCATGGAAAAAAGCAACATAATGGACCGGATAGAACTGGCCAGCTCCAAATATAAGGGAGTTCTTAAAACCGGTGGTTTGAATACAAAAACTTCCGGAACCATGACCATGACCATTGAAATCCTTAGGAAAGCCCTTGATGATCTATTAAAAAATAAGGGAGTTCTTTACGGGGTGGCGGGTATGAATTTTTATGAGGGAGTTCTTTTTAAAGAAAAAGACCACCAGAAATTCACAAAACTCATGACCGAACCTGCCATGATCATTTCTGCTCTGCAACCAATATCTCCTGATGATGCACTGGATGAATACTTACAAAAAATAGATTCTAGGGTGGAAAATGTTAGCATCTGA
- a CDS encoding hypothetical protein (PFAM: Protein of unknown function (DUF3236)), translating into MDFEKTIKNAYEESVDGERFGDTEAELLSLQKHIRSCKRIVVPNRNTVKTKVINEVLTRFNLPSAEHLCIHTNSADLSRTPAITKALMALDTCDCDLVIARGRLGVPGSGSLLVIMDKKGRILSAATSPSHILHGKEVEDAVRDEITHALLRIGFMVVE; encoded by the coding sequence ATGGACTTCGAGAAAACAATCAAAAATGCCTATGAAGAATCTGTTGATGGGGAGCGATTTGGTGATACAGAAGCGGAATTATTATCACTCCAAAAACACATCCGTTCCTGTAAGAGAATAGTGGTTCCCAACAGAAACACCGTGAAAACAAAGGTCATAAATGAAGTTTTAACCCGGTTTAACTTACCCAGTGCTGAGCATTTGTGCATCCACACCAATTCTGCAGATCTATCACGAACTCCTGCCATTACCAAAGCCCTCATGGCCCTGGATACCTGTGATTGTGATCTGGTAATTGCCAGAGGACGCCTGGGAGTTCCAGGTTCTGGATCATTACTAGTGATAATGGATAAAAAAGGTAGAATATTATCTGCAGCCACATCACCATCCCATATTCTACATGGTAAGGAAGTAGAAGATGCAGTCCGAGATGAAATAACCCATGCTCTTTTGAGAATTGGATTTATGGTGGTGGAATGA
- a CDS encoding putative dinucleotide-utilizing enzyme of the ThiF/HesA family: MNIEEIENNKVPEGHVTLVGLGRLGIRTGLNLAQVHRGGPQKITAIDSQKISQGDLIFKLMGGKQGEYKVDLLHDLCGIKEVIPIRQDITPKNLDLIQGDVVCVEIAGGNTIPTTAAIIKKAHQIGASTISTAGVFGIGNEKIRVMDISQADPDNPVANELRAEGIEENHTLITTGKFIRDSEPVTPYVLDEIARRMTMEILKALDLRNLEK; this comes from the coding sequence ATGAACATCGAAGAAATTGAAAATAATAAAGTTCCAGAAGGCCATGTCACCCTGGTGGGCCTGGGAAGACTGGGAATAAGAACCGGGCTTAATCTAGCCCAGGTACACCGGGGAGGTCCCCAGAAAATAACTGCAATTGATTCTCAAAAAATCTCCCAGGGAGACCTGATTTTCAAATTGATGGGAGGTAAACAGGGAGAATACAAGGTGGATCTTCTGCACGATCTATGTGGTATTAAAGAGGTTATACCCATTAGACAGGATATCACCCCTAAAAACTTAGACTTAATCCAGGGGGATGTGGTTTGTGTGGAAATCGCCGGAGGAAACACCATTCCCACCACTGCAGCAATAATTAAAAAAGCACACCAGATAGGAGCATCAACCATTAGCACTGCAGGGGTTTTTGGAATAGGAAATGAGAAAATAAGGGTGATGGATATATCCCAGGCAGATCCCGATAATCCGGTGGCTAATGAATTAAGAGCAGAAGGCATAGAAGAAAACCATACTCTGATAACCACTGGAAAATTCATTAGAGACTCCGAACCTGTAACACCATATGTGCTGGATGAGATTGCCCGGAGAATGACTATGGAAATATTAAAAGCCCTGGATTTACGCAATTTGGAGAAATAA